Proteins found in one Sphaeramia orbicularis chromosome 8, fSphaOr1.1, whole genome shotgun sequence genomic segment:
- the arl5c gene encoding putative ADP-ribosylation factor-like protein 5C, with product MGLLLTKMLAVFGDREHKVILVGLDNAGKTTILYQFLTKEAVHTSPTIGSNVEDISVRNTHFLVWDIGGQESLRATWYSYYCHTEIVILVVDSTDRERLSLTKEELHRMLAHEDLKNAAVLVLANKQDVKGSMTAAEISQCLTLDAITTHSWHVQACCALTGEGLPASLDWMRSRVVAN from the exons ATGGGACTCCTTCTGACAAAGATGTTGGCTGTGTTCGGGGACAGAG AGCACAAAGTCATCCTCGTGGGCTTGGACAATGCAGGAAAGACAACCATTCTCTACCAATT TCTGACCAAGGAGGCCGTCCACACGTCGCCGACCATTGGCAGCAACGTTGAGGATATCAGTGTGCGAAATACTCACTTTTTGGTGTGGGATATCGGAGGCCAGGAGAGTCTTCGAGCGACCTGGTATTCATACTACTGCCACACAGAG ATTGTCATTCTGGTTGTGGACAGCACAGACCGGGAGCGACTAAGTCTCACAAAAGAAGAACTGCATCGAATGCTTGCACATGAG GACCTGAAGAATGCGGCTGTTCTGGTTCTAGCCAACAAACAAGACGTCAAGGGTTCCATGACGGCGGCTGAGATATCGCAGTGCCTCACACTCGATGCCATCACCACACACTCCTGGCATGTTCAGGCCTGCTGTGCCTTAACGGGAGAAGG tcTACCTGCCAGTCTGGATTGGATGAGATCACGGGTTGTGGCGAACTAA